In one Silene latifolia isolate original U9 population chromosome 10, ASM4854445v1, whole genome shotgun sequence genomic region, the following are encoded:
- the LOC141605928 gene encoding proline-rich receptor-like protein kinase PERK5: protein MAALGPAPPADIVPPPPPVSSPPPPLPSSPPPPPPNSPPPPPPSSPPPPPPSSPPPPPPSSPPPPPPISPPPPPPISPPPPPPISPPPPPPSSPPPPPPSSPPPPPSNPPPPSDSPPPAPSPSPPPPSPPTPPPSSNAPPPTILQPPPPPPGSPPPPNASPPSGSSPPLLSPLPPSVPSQNASHSPPSHIKSPPSSLHIPPPSNSSLSHTSPPVVAAALGSVALLIAVFGLLWLMFARKKRRRDPYGLEGYYKPGDSFHASSPQSGQESYPPSGEHFSMLKSSPSPLSAAPSMSNSVGLSSTLQHPLSTNGRSGGLWPNSNSSGSVNSFSSSMQGIAFGNGTTAFTYDELKIATNGFSSANLLGQGGFGYVHKGMLPTGKIVAVKSLKSGSGQGEREFQAEVETISRVHHRHLVTLVGYCIADSQKLLVYEFVQNKTMEFHLHGKGQPVLDWPTRLKIAVGAGKGLAYLHEDCHPKIIHRDIKAANILLDYSFEAMVADFGLAKFSSEANTHISTRVMGTIGYLAPEYAATGQLTEKSDVFSFGVLLLELVTGRRPIDYTSPAKMEDSLVDWARPLLSKAVQDGNFDTLVDPRLENSYIPAEMGSMITCATSCVRHSAKRRPRMSQVVRALEGNLALADLNDGVRPGFSSFYSSRDIGSTANLDDMTGLRKMVFTSNGDASTEFSTTRSGYSGGG from the exons ATGGCAGCACTTGGTCCAGCACCACCTGCTGACATTGTTCCTCCACCACCACCAGTAAGCTCACCTCCACCACCGCTGCCAAGCTCACCCCCGCCACCACCACCGAACtcacctccaccaccaccaccaagcTCTCCACCCCCTCCACCACCAAGTTCaccccctccaccaccaccaagctCTCCACCACCCCCACCCCCTATatcaccaccgccaccaccaccaatatcaccgccacctccaccaccgatctcaccaccacctccaccaccaaGCTCACCGCCGCCACCTCCACCATCAAGCCCACCACCACCTCCATCAAACCCACCTCCACCAAGTGACTCTCCACCTCCTGCACCTTCACCTTCACCACCGCCTCCTTCACCTCCAACTCCACCACCTTCGTCCAATGCTCCACCACCAACGATACTACAACCTCCTCCCCCTCCCCCCGGGTCTCCACCACCTCCAAATGCAAGTCCTCCATCAGGCTCCTCACCACCGTTGTTAAGTCCGCTACCTCCATCAGTTCCTTCACAGAATGCCTCTCATAGTCCTCCATCCCACATAAAGTCTCCGCCTTCATCATTGCATATTCCTCCTCCATCAAATTCTTCATTGTCTCATACATCACCACCTGTTGTGGCTGCTGCACTAGGGAGTGTGGCATTGTTAATAGCTGTATTTGGCCTTCTTTGGTTGATGTTTGCTAGGAAAAAGAGGAGACGGGATCCATATGGATTAGAGGGTTACTACAAGCCTGGAG ATAGTTTTCATGCATCATCTCCACAATCAGGACAAGAGAGTTATCCTCCTTCGGGAGAACATTTTTCAATGTTAAAGTCTTCTCCTTCACCATTATCAGCTGCACCATCGATGTCGAATTCTGTTGGTCTTTCTTCAACACTTCAACATCCTTTGTCGACAAATGGAAGAAGTGGGGGGTTGTGGCCCAACTCCAACAGTTCAGGCTCGGTGAATTCATTTTCATCATCTATGCAAGGAATTGCCTTCGGAAATGGGACAACCGCCTTTACTTATGACGAGCTAAAAATTGCAACAAATGGCTTTTCCAGTGCCAATCTTCTAGGACAAGGAGGTTTTGGATATGTTCATAAAGGGATGCTTCCAACTGGGAAAATAGTAGCTGTCAAGTCGTTGAAATCTGGTAGTGGGCAGGGAGAACGTGAATTTCAGGCTGAAGTGGAGACTATTAGCCGGGTGCATCACAGACATCTCGTGACATTGGTTGGATACTGCATTGCTGATTCACAGAAGTTGCTTGTTTATGAATTTGTTCAGAACAAAACCATGGAGTTCCATTTGCATG GGAAAGGACAACCTGTACTGGATTGGCCGACAAGACTGAAGATTGCTGTTGGTGCTGGGAAAGGATTGGCATACTTGCATGAGGATT GTCATCCTAAAATCATTCATCGGGATATCAAAGCGGCTAATATACTTTTGGACTACTCATTTGAGGCAATG GTTGCTGATTTTGGACTAGCAAAGTTCTCTTCTGAGGCCAACACTCATATATCAACCCGAGTAATGGGAACAATCGG GTACCTTGCTCCTGAATATGCTGCAACTGGACAGCTCACTGAGAAGAGTGATGTTTTTTCGTTTGGAGTTTTGCTTCTGGAGCTAGTTACTGGACGCCGCCCAATTGACTATACTTCACCCGCTAAGATGGAGGATAGTTTAGTGGACTGG GCGAGGCCTCTACTTTCGAAAGCCGTTCAAGATGGGAACTTTGATACCCTAGTTGACCCACGATTAGAAAACAGTTATATTCCTGCTGAAATGGGAAGCATGATCACATGCGCTACGTCTTGTGTTCGTCATTCAGCCAAACGCAGACCACGAATGAGTCAG GTGGTGCGGGCTCTCGAAGGAAACCTTGCACTGGCGGATCTAAATGATGGGGTTAGGCCGGGATTCAGCTCCTTTTATAGTTCAAGAGACATTGGTAGTACTGCTAACCTGGATGATATGACGGGACTTAGGAAAATGGTTTTCACAAGTAATGGGGACGCTAGCACCGAGTTCAGTACTACTCGTAGTGGATACTCCGGTGGTGGATAG
- the LOC141608194 gene encoding uncharacterized protein LOC141608194 — translation METKCSPSHIFPLFRSSGFVENFGVEAVGSSGGLWVGWRRESKFKLVKACNNFIIFLVEKYNGRLWYLVLFYGAPNVHMRAPVLLDLESWLDACSLPFLIVGDFNQVEYRSDKLSTSQRPIEGVEDFSLWKLRNEMVDIPYKGPRFTWCNNRKGDKRVYERLDKALGSKDWLSVFPDTGIKHYPIQLSDHAPIEVDLNLTRTTGKRPFKLDAWALDYEECLEQVRNAWGIDDNGSPAFRITRKLARVRSCVKK, via the coding sequence ATGGAGACTAAATGTAGTCCGAGTCATATTTTCCCTTTGTTTCGCTCTTCTGGTTTTGTGGAGAATTTTGGGGTGGAGGCGGTTGGTTCTTCGGGTGGTCTTTGGGTTGGGTGGAGAAGGGAGTCGAAGTTTAAGTTAGTCAAAGCTTGTAATAATTTTATCATCTTTCTAGTGGAGAAATATAATGGACGATTATGGTATCTTGTTCTTTTTTATGGTGCGCCGAATGTACATATGCGGGCACCGGTTTTGTTAGACTTAGAGAGTTGGCTTGATGCATGTTCTCTTCCTTTTCTTATTGTTGGGGATTTTAATCAAGTGGAATATCGAAGTGATAAACTTAGTACTAGTCAAAGACCGATTGAGGGTGTGGAGGATTTCTCTTTGTGGAAATTAAGAAATGAGATGGTGGATATCCCTTATAAGGGGCCGCGGTTTACATGGTGCAATAATAGAAAAGGGGATAAGCGCGTTTATGAAAGGTTGGACAAAGCGTTGGGTTCTAAGGATTGGTTGTCTGTTTTCCCGGATACTGGTATTAAACATTATCCAATTCAACTTTCGGATCATGCTCCGATTGAGGTGGATCTGAATCTCACCCGTACCACCGGTAAACGACCCTTTAAACTGGATGCTTGGGCTTTGGATTATGAGGAGTGCTTGGAGCAAGTTCGAAATGCATGGGGCATTGATGACAATGGGTCTCCGGCGTTTCGTATCACTCGAAAGTTGGCAAGAGTTCGAAGTTGCGTTAAGAAATAG